CGGCCAATGTGACTATCAATAGCCACGAATTCTTCCGGCAAGTGATCCTTTACGGCGACATCGGCTTTGGCGAGGCGTATGTGGACGGCCTTTGGGATACTGATAACATCACTAACGTAATCAAATGGTTTTTACTGAACGTGGAGAATAACCCGGTGGTTTCGGGTAACAAAACACAAGCAGTGATGCTCAACATTTTGAAATGGTTCAATAAGCTCTCTCATTTAAAAAGGGCCAATTCCATCAGCGGATCACAAAAGAATATTTCGGAGCATTATGATCTCAATAACGATTTTTTCGCAAGCTTCCTAGACCCGACCATGACCTATTCCAGCGCTTACTTTTCCAGGGATGGAATGAGTTTACAGGAAGCCCAACTGGCCAAATACGACCGCCTTTGCAGGCAGTTGCATCTGAAGCCTACCGACCATGTATTAGAAATTGGCAGCGGGTGGGGCGGCAACGCCATTTATATGGCCAGGAACTATGGCTGTAAAGTTACTTCGCTTACCATATCAGCGGAACAACTAAAACTCGCCCGGGAACGTGTGGAAGAAGCAGGGTTAAGCGATAAAGTAAGCATCCAGATGAAAGATTACCGGGTGATGGAAGGGCAATTCGATAAAATCGTATCCGTAGAAATGCTGGAGGCCGTCGGTCATAAATATTTGGATATCTA
Above is a window of Mucilaginibacter ginsenosidivorans DNA encoding:
- a CDS encoding SAM-dependent methyltransferase; amino-acid sequence: MPNTLTLTKRYSLYQDIILKIMSRMDKGRMHLTLPDGGRIELGSGEGNVSANVTINSHEFFRQVILYGDIGFGEAYVDGLWDTDNITNVIKWFLLNVENNPVVSGNKTQAVMLNILKWFNKLSHLKRANSISGSQKNISEHYDLNNDFFASFLDPTMTYSSAYFSRDGMSLQEAQLAKYDRLCRQLHLKPTDHVLEIGSGWGGNAIYMARNYGCKVTSLTISAEQLKLARERVEEAGLSDKVSIQMKDYRVMEGQFDKIVSVEMLEAVGHKYLDIYFKKCHDLLKKNGILALQVITSPDSRYDSLRKGVDWIQKHIFPGSLLPSVAAINGAINRTGDLTMVDLKDLGLHYAQTLKLWFDQFNTNLPTIKTLGFDDAFIRKWNYYFCYCEAAFATRNINVMQLVYSRPNNVTR